From the Brevibacillus choshinensis genome, one window contains:
- a CDS encoding serine hydrolase domain-containing protein, translating into MNGIELMVRMEQSLEDGIRKGIFPGAAVSVMRKGAPTLTTVKGKTGVTEGAAAVDAQTLYDLASLTKVIVTLPLVLLSIQAGKLSLSDALITHIPEMGEGEDTERKAQIKIAHLLTHSSGLPAWRPFFLMGQGRAEYIRLISQEELIGTPGSQVVYSDLGFMVLGFLLERVWGEELDALAKRLIFKPSGMESACYLPLQQSMLEISGIAFTENGNAFEQNMAENFLAEMEPFDHPSVAEWREKLADYKWRQGVICGTVHDCNAHYGLGGISSHAGLFATVRDVERYMEIWTSDDAPVRIDPVLRALSTRSHTDPSIHRRGLGWIASSTGGSLEQVAAGCTGGDLVSEHAFGHTGFTGTSIWSDPVREATIITLTNRVHPVASPLIGPWRIAHHNQILNGIKPVGSSRERGSIHDSYANDR; encoded by the coding sequence ATGAACGGAATCGAGCTCATGGTTCGGATGGAACAAAGTCTGGAGGATGGGATTCGGAAAGGTATTTTTCCAGGAGCTGCTGTTAGTGTGATGAGAAAAGGAGCGCCGACACTGACAACGGTCAAAGGCAAGACGGGAGTAACAGAGGGAGCAGCAGCTGTCGATGCTCAGACACTATACGATCTTGCTTCCCTGACCAAAGTCATCGTGACGCTACCGCTCGTATTACTCAGCATTCAAGCAGGCAAGCTGTCCCTATCAGATGCACTCATCACCCATATACCAGAAATGGGAGAGGGCGAGGACACGGAAAGAAAAGCGCAAATCAAGATCGCGCACTTGCTTACGCACTCGTCAGGACTTCCTGCATGGCGACCGTTTTTTCTGATGGGACAGGGGAGAGCGGAATACATTCGACTGATCTCCCAGGAGGAGCTCATTGGCACTCCAGGCAGTCAAGTCGTCTACAGTGATCTAGGGTTTATGGTACTCGGCTTTCTTTTGGAGCGCGTCTGGGGAGAAGAGCTGGACGCTCTCGCGAAAAGACTCATTTTTAAACCGAGCGGAATGGAAAGCGCCTGTTATCTTCCTCTGCAGCAATCCATGCTCGAAATCAGCGGGATTGCGTTTACGGAGAATGGTAATGCGTTCGAGCAAAATATGGCAGAGAACTTCTTGGCAGAAATGGAGCCTTTCGATCATCCGAGCGTGGCAGAGTGGAGAGAAAAGCTGGCGGATTACAAGTGGCGTCAAGGCGTGATCTGCGGTACAGTCCACGATTGCAACGCACATTACGGCCTCGGAGGAATCAGCAGTCATGCAGGACTCTTTGCGACTGTTCGCGATGTCGAACGCTATATGGAGATCTGGACTTCCGATGATGCCCCGGTCCGCATTGATCCCGTGCTGAGGGCACTATCTACTCGCTCCCATACCGATCCCTCTATTCATCGCAGAGGACTTGGTTGGATCGCCTCATCTACAGGCGGTTCACTCGAACAAGTTGCGGCAGGCTGTACAGGGGGAGATTTGGTGTCAGAACACGCTTTTGGCCATACAGGCTTTACAGGGACATCGATCTGGTCCGATCCGGTCAGAGAAGCGACGATCATTACGTTGACCAATCGGGTCCATCCAGTCGCAAGCCCCTTGATCGGGCCGTGGCGTATCGCTCACCACAATCAAATTTTGAATGGCATCAAGCCAGTCGGATCATCGAGAGAAAGGGGGAGTATCCATGACAGCTATGCTAACGATCGATAA
- a CDS encoding ABC transporter ATP-binding protein, whose translation MTAMLTIDNLRTSFLQSGNKLTVIEGVSLTVEPGETVGVVGESGCGKSVTSMSIMQLLGRNVEMSGSIRFQDKELLTLSDKEMQKIRGNEIAMIFQEPMTSLNPLHPIGKQISEPLRRHLGLSKQAAKERTIELLRQVGIPRADEIISDYPHQLSGGMRQRVMIAMAMACEPKLLIADEPTTALDVTIQAQILELMKKVRNERGTSIMLITHDLGVVAEMCHRVIVMYAGQIVEEADVKKLFDDPKHPYTRGLMKSMPSVNVNQERLDAIPGAVPLLSEMPAGCRFAPRCSQVMDICREKNPELLPVSDSQKCRCWLYREGEAQ comes from the coding sequence ATGACAGCTATGCTAACGATCGATAATTTACGAACATCCTTTCTTCAATCGGGCAATAAGCTGACGGTCATCGAAGGGGTCAGCCTGACTGTAGAACCTGGCGAAACCGTTGGGGTGGTCGGCGAATCGGGTTGTGGTAAAAGCGTGACAAGCATGTCCATCATGCAGCTGTTAGGACGAAATGTGGAAATGAGCGGCAGCATTCGCTTTCAGGACAAAGAATTGCTGACCCTTTCTGATAAAGAAATGCAAAAGATACGGGGAAACGAGATCGCGATGATCTTTCAGGAACCGATGACTTCGCTTAATCCATTGCATCCGATCGGAAAACAGATTAGCGAGCCTTTGCGCCGTCATCTGGGCTTGTCCAAGCAAGCTGCGAAAGAACGAACGATCGAGCTGCTCAGGCAAGTGGGGATTCCTCGCGCAGATGAAATCATTTCGGACTATCCGCACCAGCTCTCCGGCGGGATGCGTCAGCGTGTCATGATCGCCATGGCGATGGCCTGTGAACCAAAGTTGCTGATCGCCGACGAACCGACGACTGCCCTCGATGTGACGATTCAGGCGCAGATTCTCGAGCTGATGAAAAAGGTACGCAACGAGCGAGGGACTTCCATCATGCTCATCACCCACGACTTGGGTGTGGTAGCCGAGATGTGCCATCGCGTAATCGTCATGTACGCCGGCCAGATTGTGGAGGAAGCGGACGTCAAAAAGCTGTTTGACGACCCTAAGCACCCTTACACCAGAGGTCTGATGAAGTCCATGCCGAGTGTCAACGTGAATCAGGAGCGGCTCGATGCCATTCCAGGCGCTGTTCCGCTGCTGAGTGAAATGCCAGCGGGATGCCGCTTTGCCCCACGTTGTTCCCAAGTGATGGATATCTGCCGGGAGAAAAATCCGGAGCTCTTGCCTGTCTCCGATTCGCAAAAATGCCGATGCTGGCTGTATCGCGAGGGGGAAGCACAATGA
- a CDS encoding ABC transporter ATP-binding protein, with protein MTKPLLEIKSLTKHFTSKQGFFSKEKVVRAVDGVNLTVYPGETVSIVGESGCGKSTTGRCILRLIEPTDGEILFEGNDIRKLNETDLRRARRDMQLVFQDPFASLNPRKTIGQLLEDPLIIHGIGTPQERRRQVEEMIGIVGLSKQHLDRFPHEFSGGQRQRIGIARALILRPKLIIADEPVSALDVSIQAQILNLMQDLQKEFNLTYLFISHDLSVVRHISDRVAVMYLGKVVEVADKQSLYEHPTHPYTQALLSAVPVPNPHLTTQRIILEGDLPSPANPPSGCTFHPRCRHCMDICKSSAPPARELAPGHWVSCHLDEGAIRPQV; from the coding sequence ATGACCAAGCCACTCTTGGAGATTAAATCGTTAACCAAGCATTTTACGAGCAAGCAGGGCTTTTTCAGCAAGGAAAAGGTCGTCCGCGCCGTCGATGGTGTCAATCTCACGGTCTATCCGGGGGAGACAGTCAGTATCGTAGGTGAATCCGGCTGCGGCAAATCAACGACGGGTCGCTGCATATTGCGGTTGATCGAGCCAACGGATGGGGAAATCCTGTTCGAAGGTAACGACATCCGCAAGCTCAACGAGACGGATTTACGCCGTGCCCGCCGCGACATGCAGCTCGTTTTTCAGGATCCATTCGCATCGCTAAATCCACGTAAAACAATCGGACAGCTATTAGAAGATCCATTGATCATACATGGGATCGGCACGCCACAAGAACGCCGCCGTCAGGTAGAGGAAATGATCGGGATTGTCGGACTGTCCAAGCAGCATCTGGACCGTTTTCCTCACGAGTTTTCCGGGGGACAACGTCAGCGGATCGGGATTGCCCGGGCACTGATTTTACGTCCCAAGTTGATCATTGCTGACGAGCCAGTATCTGCGCTGGACGTATCGATCCAAGCGCAAATTCTCAACCTGATGCAAGATTTGCAAAAGGAATTCAATTTGACCTATCTGTTTATTTCCCACGATTTGAGTGTCGTGCGCCACATTTCCGACCGAGTCGCGGTTATGTATCTGGGAAAAGTGGTCGAGGTAGCAGACAAGCAATCCTTATATGAACACCCGACACATCCGTACACGCAGGCTTTGCTATCCGCTGTACCTGTTCCGAATCCGCACCTGACGACACAGCGCATCATTTTGGAGGGAGACTTGCCGAGCCCAGCCAATCCGCCATCGGGTTGCACGTTCCATCCGCGTTGCCGACACTGCATGGACATTTGCAAGTCAAGTGCCCCACCTGCACGTGAGCTGGCACCAGGACATTGGGTTTCCTGCCATCTGGATGAGGGAGCAATCAGGCCGCAAGTATGA
- the murQ gene encoding N-acetylmuramic acid 6-phosphate etherase, which produces MKLENLQALTTEGKNESTQDLDRLSTRGIVQLMNDEDKKVPYAVERVLDQVSEAVELIVAALEKDGRLFYFGAGTSGRLGILDASECPPTFGTNPELVQGVIAGGPSAMIRAVEGAEDSVELGIEDVHKYGVTDRDVVVGIAASGRTPYVLGVLQEAQAIGARTISVSCNQPSFINKGVDVAINVVVGPEVLTGSTRLKAGSAQKLVLNMLTTATMIKLGKVYGNLMVNVQATNLKLKERVKRIVMEVTGVSYAEAERLADQAKGDAKTAILMKLTNTSREEAAQLLNLTNGRIREAIQKYS; this is translated from the coding sequence GTGAAGCTGGAGAACTTGCAAGCATTAACTACAGAGGGAAAAAACGAAAGCACTCAGGACCTTGATCGGTTGAGTACCCGGGGAATCGTTCAGTTGATGAACGATGAAGATAAAAAAGTACCTTACGCAGTAGAGCGCGTCTTGGATCAAGTGTCTGAAGCGGTCGAGCTGATCGTGGCGGCATTGGAAAAGGATGGCAGACTCTTTTACTTTGGAGCAGGAACTAGCGGGCGATTGGGAATTCTCGATGCGTCTGAATGCCCACCGACATTTGGGACGAATCCTGAATTGGTTCAGGGAGTCATCGCTGGCGGACCATCTGCCATGATCCGTGCAGTAGAAGGCGCGGAAGACTCCGTGGAGCTGGGGATTGAGGATGTACACAAATACGGTGTGACGGATCGCGATGTGGTCGTTGGTATCGCGGCGAGCGGTCGGACTCCTTATGTGCTCGGAGTTCTGCAAGAAGCGCAGGCGATCGGAGCGCGTACCATTTCCGTATCATGCAACCAGCCTTCCTTTATTAACAAAGGGGTAGATGTTGCGATCAATGTCGTCGTTGGACCAGAGGTATTGACTGGCTCGACACGTCTCAAGGCAGGCTCGGCACAAAAGCTCGTTCTCAATATGCTGACGACAGCTACCATGATCAAGCTCGGCAAGGTGTACGGCAACCTGATGGTGAATGTTCAGGCGACAAACCTCAAGCTCAAGGAACGTGTCAAACGCATCGTCATGGAAGTGACTGGCGTCAGCTATGCGGAAGCGGAGCGACTGGCAGATCAGGCAAAAGGGGATGCCAAGACGGCGATTTTGATGAAATTGACGAATACCAGCAGGGAAGAAGCCGCACAATTGTTGAATCTTACCAATGGAAGAATTCGGGAAGCAATTCAGAAGTACAGTTAA
- a CDS encoding FAD-binding oxidoreductase produces MLPEHIRSELRAIVGEKHCLDRQEALVAYSYDATPMQQSLPDVVVMPQSTEEVQQIMRVAAKHQIPIVTRGAGSNLCAGTIPVGGGIVLVLNRMNQIVEIDEQNLTITVQPGVRTADIHQAVEAHGLFYPPDPGSMVISTIGGNIALNSGGLRGLKYGTTKDYVLGLEAVLPNGEIIRTGGKLMKDVAGYDLTKLLVGSEGTLAIITQAILKLIPKPQTQRVMLAMYADMSQAARSVSDIIANRIIPGTLEFLDQGTIRVVEDFKQIGLPTDVAAILLIGQDGEAETVDRDIDKISAICKKNDAVQIKVATTPEEADEVMTARRSALAALSRMRPTTILEDATVPRAQIAPMVAAIQEITERYGLHICTFGHAGDGNLHPTCMTDARNHEEIERVEDAFAEIFQAAIDLGGTITGEHGVGIVKAPYLEWKVGAAGIEVMKGIKQAFDPHNLLNPGKMFAKETRNRVVVNRA; encoded by the coding sequence ATGTTGCCAGAACACATTCGCTCCGAGCTGCGCGCGATCGTGGGAGAGAAGCATTGTCTGGATCGGCAGGAAGCGTTGGTCGCCTACTCGTATGATGCGACACCTATGCAACAGTCATTGCCGGACGTCGTGGTAATGCCGCAAAGCACGGAAGAAGTCCAACAAATCATGCGGGTCGCGGCAAAGCATCAAATCCCGATCGTGACGCGTGGAGCAGGATCGAATCTTTGCGCAGGAACAATTCCGGTTGGGGGAGGCATCGTCCTCGTGTTGAACCGGATGAATCAGATCGTGGAAATCGACGAGCAAAATCTGACGATCACCGTACAGCCAGGTGTGCGCACTGCAGACATTCATCAGGCGGTCGAAGCACATGGTCTGTTTTATCCCCCAGACCCAGGCAGTATGGTCATCTCGACGATTGGTGGGAATATCGCTCTCAATTCGGGAGGACTCCGTGGGCTGAAATACGGAACGACAAAGGATTACGTACTCGGACTGGAAGCTGTTCTGCCGAATGGGGAGATCATTCGTACCGGCGGCAAGCTGATGAAAGATGTGGCGGGCTATGACTTGACCAAGCTGCTGGTAGGCAGTGAGGGAACGCTGGCCATCATTACGCAGGCGATCCTCAAGCTGATTCCAAAACCACAGACCCAGCGCGTCATGCTGGCGATGTATGCAGATATGTCCCAAGCAGCACGCTCTGTCTCTGACATTATCGCAAACCGGATCATCCCGGGAACGCTGGAGTTTTTGGATCAGGGGACGATTCGCGTCGTGGAAGATTTCAAGCAGATTGGTCTGCCTACTGATGTGGCTGCCATTTTACTGATCGGTCAGGATGGAGAAGCGGAAACGGTAGATCGCGATATTGATAAGATTTCCGCGATTTGCAAGAAAAACGACGCGGTTCAGATCAAAGTCGCCACGACACCGGAAGAAGCGGACGAAGTGATGACGGCGAGACGCAGTGCGCTGGCTGCTCTGTCCCGGATGCGCCCGACCACGATTCTTGAGGATGCGACTGTTCCTCGGGCACAGATTGCCCCGATGGTTGCGGCTATTCAGGAAATCACAGAGCGGTATGGGCTGCACATTTGTACCTTTGGTCATGCAGGTGACGGCAATCTGCATCCCACCTGTATGACCGATGCGCGCAATCACGAAGAAATCGAACGGGTCGAGGACGCGTTTGCGGAAATATTCCAGGCCGCCATCGATTTGGGCGGAACCATTACAGGTGAGCATGGCGTAGGGATCGTCAAGGCACCGTATCTCGAGTGGAAAGTGGGCGCTGCGGGGATCGAAGTCATGAAAGGGATCAAACAGGCTTTTGACCCGCACAACCTGCTCAATCCAGGCAAGATGTTCGCCAAAGAAACCCGGAACAGAGTGGTGGTCAACCGTGCTTAA
- a CDS encoding (Fe-S)-binding protein — translation MLKEALIDKLDYEELSNCMRCGFCQPACPTFRETGYEAASPRGRIALMKAVADGVMQPDQDFVDQMNLCLGCRACEPVCPAGVPYGQLIEQTREAIEEVQEHPTWVKAVRKLAFTHLFPRQDRLYRLGSMLRFYQRSGMQKAVRKLGVLRILPKQLGEMEAIMPDASGKGITQYLGATVIPAVGERKLRVGMFHGCIMDVLFNETNLNTVRLLTEAGCEVVIAQGQVCCGALHAHSGEREEARNLARKNVEAFSKAEVEVIVSNAGGCGALLKEYDHLLENDPQWHEKAKWFSSRVKDISELLVEMVEPDTWAALPESKRITYQSSCHLRNGMKVTKEPVNLLQSIPNATYVPLREGDRCCGSAGIYNLVQPEMAGNLLDEKMGHVAATQADILVTSNPGCLLQMKAGIKRAGLEGQMEAVHIVDLLAGVRRKNGTSSDLRA, via the coding sequence GTGCTTAAAGAAGCCTTGATAGATAAACTGGATTATGAAGAGCTGTCCAACTGCATGCGCTGCGGTTTTTGTCAGCCTGCTTGTCCGACCTTTCGCGAGACGGGATATGAGGCTGCATCTCCACGGGGCAGGATCGCCTTGATGAAAGCGGTGGCAGACGGCGTCATGCAACCGGACCAGGATTTTGTGGATCAAATGAATCTGTGTCTCGGCTGTCGTGCCTGCGAACCAGTTTGTCCGGCAGGTGTTCCCTATGGCCAACTGATTGAACAGACGAGAGAGGCAATCGAGGAAGTGCAAGAGCATCCGACATGGGTCAAAGCCGTCCGCAAATTGGCCTTCACTCATCTGTTCCCACGCCAGGACAGACTCTATCGATTAGGCAGCATGTTGCGATTCTACCAGCGATCCGGAATGCAAAAAGCGGTACGCAAGCTCGGTGTGCTCCGCATCCTGCCGAAACAGCTGGGCGAGATGGAAGCGATCATGCCAGATGCGTCCGGAAAAGGAATCACCCAATACCTAGGCGCTACGGTCATTCCCGCTGTGGGAGAACGGAAGCTTCGCGTCGGCATGTTTCACGGCTGCATCATGGATGTGCTGTTTAATGAGACCAATCTCAACACCGTGCGGCTATTGACTGAAGCCGGCTGCGAAGTCGTCATCGCGCAGGGGCAGGTATGCTGCGGCGCATTACACGCCCATAGCGGTGAGCGGGAAGAAGCGAGAAATCTGGCGAGGAAAAACGTCGAAGCATTTAGCAAGGCGGAGGTAGAGGTGATCGTCTCCAACGCGGGGGGATGCGGCGCGTTGCTTAAGGAATACGATCATCTGCTGGAGAATGATCCCCAGTGGCATGAAAAGGCCAAGTGGTTTTCCTCCCGGGTAAAAGATATCAGCGAGCTATTGGTGGAGATGGTTGAGCCAGATACATGGGCGGCTCTGCCCGAGTCCAAGCGGATCACTTATCAATCATCCTGCCACCTGCGCAATGGCATGAAGGTCACAAAAGAGCCAGTAAATTTGCTCCAATCCATCCCGAACGCCACCTATGTGCCGCTGCGGGAAGGCGACCGCTGCTGTGGCTCGGCAGGCATCTACAACCTCGTGCAGCCCGAGATGGCAGGCAATCTGCTGGATGAGAAAATGGGCCATGTCGCCGCTACACAAGCGGATATTTTGGTCACCTCGAATCCAGGGTGCCTCCTGCAGATGAAAGCGGGAATCAAGCGTGCGGGACTGGAAGGTCAGATGGAAGCTGTGCACATCGTAGATTTATTGGCTGGTGTCCGAAGAAAAAATGGAACCTCCTCGGACCTGCGAGCATAA
- a CDS encoding NUDIX hydrolase, protein MKRVDVVSAILTNESGQILIVKNRKGDSFYWGPPGGAVEVGETLEQAVVREVKEETGYDIRVGGLSSVREVLFEERGHHVLFFTFFAQIIDDEIQINDPDDDIAEVMWADFPKAKELMPFLVEALKLETESEKALPFYAFEGTR, encoded by the coding sequence TTGAAAAGAGTCGATGTCGTATCCGCAATCCTTACAAACGAAAGCGGACAAATCTTGATCGTCAAAAATCGAAAGGGCGATTCTTTTTATTGGGGTCCTCCAGGAGGGGCCGTCGAAGTAGGGGAAACGCTAGAGCAAGCGGTCGTGCGCGAGGTAAAAGAAGAAACGGGATACGACATTCGCGTTGGCGGCTTGAGCTCTGTTCGAGAGGTGCTTTTTGAAGAAAGAGGACATCATGTGTTATTTTTTACCTTTTTTGCACAAATCATCGATGACGAGATCCAGATCAATGACCCCGATGATGATATCGCAGAGGTAATGTGGGCGGATTTTCCAAAGGCAAAGGAACTTATGCCGTTTCTGGTGGAAGCGTTGAAGCTAGAAACGGAGTCGGAGAAAGCTCTGCCTTTTTATGCTTTTGAAGGTACGAGATAA
- a CDS encoding IS3 family transposase translates to MFTNLDAGGVQEKYNAIVKLTEWYHVTELCKLFGVSRSGFYAYRKRSSQDKDLVIKEFIQKIYSKYDGKYGYRQTQLFLLQDYKIWVNHKKVLRLMQEMGLRSRVRRKHRCNYASSIGTRVVENLLQRKFHANLPNQKWVTDVTQYRIGDTWLYLSAVKDLFNNEIVAYHLAQRNDNDLVLQTFKKAFQNKEDMSGLIVHSDQGFQYTSYAYHDMLPKVGAQISMSRRGNCYDNASMESFFSHLKTEALYPYDIRTVDEAQRRIEEYIHFYNSTRPQRKLNKLTPIEYRRQLAA, encoded by the coding sequence GTGTTTACAAATTTGGATGCGGGAGGTGTCCAAGAGAAGTACAATGCCATCGTGAAATTGACTGAGTGGTACCATGTAACAGAGTTATGTAAGCTATTCGGGGTCTCTAGAAGTGGATTCTATGCTTACAGAAAGCGGAGTTCACAAGACAAAGACCTTGTAATTAAGGAGTTCATTCAAAAGATCTATAGCAAATATGATGGGAAATACGGATATCGTCAAACGCAGCTCTTTCTACTTCAAGACTACAAGATATGGGTTAACCACAAAAAGGTCCTACGCCTCATGCAAGAGATGGGACTACGCTCCCGAGTACGCCGTAAACATCGATGCAACTATGCTTCTTCTATAGGGACACGTGTAGTTGAAAACTTATTGCAACGGAAATTTCATGCCAACTTACCGAATCAAAAGTGGGTTACTGACGTAACCCAATATCGTATCGGAGATACATGGTTGTACCTGTCTGCCGTCAAGGATTTGTTTAATAACGAAATCGTGGCCTACCATCTAGCGCAGCGCAATGACAATGATCTTGTTTTGCAGACTTTCAAGAAAGCCTTTCAAAATAAAGAGGACATGTCTGGACTGATCGTTCACAGCGATCAGGGATTCCAGTACACGTCCTATGCGTATCACGACATGCTGCCAAAGGTTGGAGCCCAAATCAGCATGTCACGCCGAGGCAATTGTTACGACAATGCCTCTATGGAGAGCTTCTTCTCGCATCTCAAAACGGAAGCGCTCTACCCTTATGATATCCGAACAGTAGACGAGGCACAAAGGAGAATTGAGGAATATATCCATTTTTACAACTCTACGAGGCCACAAAGAAAATTAAACAAGCTGACGCCGATTGAGTACCGGCGCCAGCTTGCTGCTTAG
- a CDS encoding helix-turn-helix domain-containing protein encodes MAKMGQKFTNYSHEIKMEAIRLYMEEGWSNRKIMEHLGIPDRGRVTTWTKKFKQLGEFGLLDQRGRRDEYMDQNRYVQKLERENSMLKKCLQIWMREVSKRSTMPS; translated from the coding sequence ATGGCAAAAATGGGGCAAAAGTTTACGAATTATAGTCATGAAATCAAGATGGAAGCAATTCGCTTGTACATGGAGGAAGGATGGTCTAATCGAAAGATAATGGAACATCTAGGGATCCCAGACAGAGGCCGAGTCACTACATGGACAAAGAAGTTCAAGCAGTTGGGTGAATTCGGCTTATTGGATCAGAGAGGTCGACGTGACGAATACATGGATCAAAATCGATATGTCCAAAAATTAGAGAGGGAGAATTCGATGCTAAAAAAGTGTTTACAAATTTGGATGCGGGAGGTGTCCAAGAGAAGTACAATGCCATCGTGA
- a CDS encoding HD domain-containing protein: MVATQDQSQKLWMLAKRMEPHLIRNHANMEKLLKMLILHDVACTSAEQGTSMGQKWATKPGLRIETISNHDVQAIWNEFERNESYEAKIAHAIIHLINQVEF; the protein is encoded by the coding sequence ATGGTGGCGACACAAGATCAATCGCAAAAGTTATGGATGCTGGCCAAACGGATGGAACCGCATCTGATCCGTAATCATGCCAACATGGAAAAGCTCTTGAAAATGCTCATTCTCCACGATGTCGCGTGCACGTCCGCTGAGCAAGGAACGAGCATGGGACAGAAATGGGCCACAAAGCCAGGATTACGGATCGAGACGATATCCAATCACGATGTTCAAGCGATATGGAACGAGTTTGAGAGAAACGAGAGCTACGAAGCAAAAATCGCGCATGCCATTATCCATTTGATCAACCAAGTGGAATTTTAG
- a CDS encoding GNAT family N-acetyltransferase, producing MSQITLKRITSENWREAIGLSVTVEQQEFVAAVTPPAAIALAKAYIRPDGKMVEPYGVYHLQEMVGFFNLHYTPDSHEDYWLFHLFIDKRFQRMGLGSTAIQELIKHMREFHPACHRLRLTVHPENDAGKKFYKKLGFTDDHILTHGEPTFSISLKA from the coding sequence ATGTCTCAAATCACTTTGAAACGAATCACCTCTGAAAACTGGCGAGAAGCAATAGGACTCTCTGTAACTGTTGAGCAGCAAGAGTTTGTAGCAGCTGTCACACCTCCTGCTGCCATTGCTCTTGCCAAGGCATACATTAGGCCAGACGGTAAGATGGTTGAACCTTATGGCGTCTATCATCTGCAGGAAATGGTGGGTTTTTTCAATCTTCACTATACACCGGATAGCCATGAAGACTATTGGCTTTTTCATTTATTTATTGATAAACGGTTTCAAAGAATGGGATTAGGGTCTACTGCAATACAAGAGTTGATCAAACATATGAGAGAATTCCATCCTGCTTGTCATCGCTTAAGATTGACTGTACACCCTGAAAACGATGCAGGCAAAAAATTCTACAAGAAGCTTGGATTTACTGATGATCATATTCTTACACATGGTGAACCGACATTTTCGATTTCCCTAAAAGCATAG
- a CDS encoding pyridoxal-phosphate-dependent aminotransferase family protein, with the protein MYKELNTSMRTILTPGPVEAEPRVLRAMCTPILGQFDPEFTAIMNETMEMLRKLFQTNNHWAFPVDGTSRAGIEAVLGSLIEPGDRVLVPIYGRFGHLLTEISERYGADVVTMETTWGKVFDPAAVINEIERIQPKIVAMVHGETSTGCLQPLQEIGWACRQMNVLFVVDAVASIGGTDVKVDDWYIDACIGGTQKCLSVPSGMAPITFNSRVEALLLERKKIERGLADPDASYSTGLGRSIRSNYFDLSQLMDYWGPARLNHHTEATSMLYALREGVRIVLEEGLEERFSRHRLHETALVQGIKAMGLELYGDPACKLPVVTCISIPDGVNGESVRAMLLEDFHIEIASSFGPLKGKIWRIGTMGYSCRKKNILHVLGALEAVLIRHGVDVHTGQAVQAALDVYHGEKPQ; encoded by the coding sequence ATGTACAAAGAACTGAATACGTCGATGCGTACCATTCTGACCCCAGGGCCTGTAGAAGCAGAGCCACGTGTGCTGCGTGCCATGTGTACACCGATTCTGGGGCAGTTCGATCCAGAATTTACAGCCATCATGAATGAAACCATGGAGATGCTGCGCAAGCTATTCCAGACAAATAATCACTGGGCGTTCCCTGTCGACGGTACTTCCCGAGCGGGCATCGAGGCCGTACTCGGCAGTCTCATCGAGCCGGGGGATCGGGTGCTCGTCCCGATTTACGGCCGGTTTGGACATCTGCTGACGGAAATCTCAGAGCGCTATGGTGCGGATGTCGTCACGATGGAAACAACTTGGGGCAAAGTCTTTGATCCCGCTGCCGTCATTAACGAAATCGAACGCATCCAACCTAAAATCGTCGCGATGGTCCACGGGGAAACCTCTACCGGTTGCTTGCAGCCTCTTCAGGAAATCGGATGGGCTTGCCGGCAGATGAATGTGCTGTTCGTCGTCGATGCCGTCGCCTCTATCGGGGGCACGGACGTAAAAGTGGATGATTGGTACATAGACGCTTGCATCGGTGGTACGCAAAAATGTTTATCCGTTCCATCTGGTATGGCTCCAATCACGTTCAATTCCCGCGTTGAAGCTCTCCTCCTGGAACGCAAGAAAATCGAAAGAGGCTTGGCAGATCCTGATGCATCGTACTCAACAGGTCTGGGGCGAAGCATTCGCAGCAACTATTTTGACCTCAGCCAGCTCATGGACTACTGGGGACCGGCCCGACTCAATCATCACACGGAAGCTACCAGCATGCTCTACGCTTTGCGTGAAGGGGTACGCATCGTTTTGGAAGAAGGTCTGGAGGAGCGCTTTTCTCGGCATCGACTGCATGAAACCGCTCTGGTACAAGGAATCAAGGCGATGGGTCTGGAGCTGTATGGCGATCCTGCCTGCAAGCTACCTGTCGTCACATGCATCTCTATTCCTGATGGGGTTAACGGCGAATCCGTACGTGCGATGTTGTTGGAAGATTTCCACATCGAGATCGCCAGCTCGTTTGGACCACTCAAAGGGAAAATATGGCGGATCGGGACCATGGGCTATAGCTGCCGGAAGAAAAATATTTTGCATGTGCTAGGAGCACTGGAAGCTGTTTTGATTCGGCATGGGGTGGATGTACATACGGGGCAGGCGGTGCAAGCTGCTTTGGATGTTTATCATGGGGAGAAGCCTCAATAA